A portion of the Pseudoxanthomonas sp. JBR18 genome contains these proteins:
- a CDS encoding flavin reductase family protein, with product MQPIAKQDFPVHQVRRFLEPGPVVLVSSAHDGQRDIMTMGWHMVMEFAPSLLACVISRANHSFGLIRASRQCVINLPTEPLLDTVVRIGNCSGGEVDKFAAFGLTAKRASCVDAPLIAQCHASFECRLHDDALVDRYNLFVWEVVKAHVAPTPKLPRTLHYRGDGQFMVSGSERSRRRLFKPEML from the coding sequence ATGCAGCCCATCGCCAAACAGGATTTTCCCGTACATCAGGTGCGCCGTTTCCTTGAGCCCGGCCCGGTGGTGCTGGTCAGCAGCGCGCACGACGGTCAACGCGACATCATGACGATGGGCTGGCACATGGTCATGGAATTCGCGCCCTCGCTGCTGGCCTGCGTGATCTCCCGCGCGAACCACAGCTTCGGATTGATCCGTGCCAGCCGACAGTGCGTGATCAACCTGCCGACCGAGCCGCTGCTGGACACGGTGGTGCGGATCGGCAATTGCAGCGGGGGCGAGGTCGACAAGTTCGCGGCCTTCGGCCTGACCGCAAAGCGGGCCAGTTGCGTGGACGCACCGCTAATCGCGCAATGCCATGCCAGCTTCGAGTGCCGTCTGCACGACGACGCGCTGGTGGACCGCTACAACCTGTTCGTCTGGGAGGTGGTCAAGGCGCATGTTGCGCCCACACCCAAGCTGCCGCGCACGCTGCACTACCGGGGCGATGGGCAGTTCATGGTGTCAGGCAGCGAACGCTCGCGGCGCAGGCTGTTCAAGCCGGAGATGCTGTAG
- the modB gene encoding molybdate ABC transporter permease subunit: protein MLAFSPNELTAIGLSLKVALVASVASLPPAVAVAWLLARRRFPGRTLLDALVHLPLVLPPVVTGYALLVVMGTQGVVGAWLLEHFGFRFAFRWTGAALACAVMGFPLMVRAVRLSIEHVDRRLEHAAATLGAGPWRVFFTVTLPLAWPGILAGVVLAFAKALGEFGATITFVSNIPGQTQTISSAIYNLLQVPGAEAGIWRLAGVSLALSLAALMLSEWLARRQRGTDAEEVL, encoded by the coding sequence ATGCTGGCATTTTCCCCGAACGAACTGACCGCCATCGGCCTGAGCCTGAAAGTCGCGCTGGTGGCGTCCGTGGCCAGCCTGCCGCCGGCCGTGGCCGTGGCCTGGCTGCTGGCGCGCCGGCGCTTCCCGGGGCGCACACTGCTCGATGCGCTGGTGCACCTGCCCCTGGTGCTTCCGCCGGTGGTCACCGGCTATGCGCTGCTGGTGGTGATGGGGACGCAGGGCGTGGTCGGCGCCTGGCTGCTGGAACACTTCGGCTTCCGTTTCGCGTTCCGCTGGACCGGCGCGGCGCTGGCCTGCGCGGTGATGGGCTTCCCGCTGATGGTGCGCGCGGTGCGCCTGTCCATCGAACACGTCGACCGCCGCCTGGAACACGCCGCCGCCACGCTGGGCGCGGGACCGTGGCGCGTGTTCTTCACTGTGACCCTGCCGCTGGCGTGGCCGGGCATCCTGGCCGGCGTGGTGCTGGCATTCGCCAAGGCGCTGGGCGAGTTCGGCGCGACCATCACCTTCGTCTCCAACATCCCCGGGCAGACCCAGACGATCTCCTCGGCCATCTACAACCTGCTGCAGGTGCCCGGGGCCGAGGCTGGCATCTGGCGCCTGGCCGGCGTGTCGCTAGCGCTCTCGCTGGCCGCGCTGATGCTCAGCGAATGGCTGGCCCGGCGCCAGCGCGGCACGGACGCCGAGGAGGTGCTGTGA
- a CDS encoding ATP-binding cassette domain-containing protein, protein MHVDLQLRRGAFARQVRIDSDARVLALTGPSGVGKTSVLNAIAGLLRPQAGRIEVDGRVLFDSVTRINLPVHRRRIGYVFQDARLFPHLDVRGNLGYGRHGAKGGNGFGFDAVVDLLGIAPLLARRPRNLSGGEAQRVAIGRALLSQPAMLLLDEPLSALDPARRGELIPYLRRVRERTGLPMLYVSHQPDEVQQLADAVHVL, encoded by the coding sequence CTGCACGTGGATCTGCAGCTGCGCCGCGGCGCCTTCGCGCGGCAGGTGCGCATCGACAGCGATGCCCGCGTGCTGGCGCTCACCGGGCCTTCCGGCGTGGGCAAGACCAGCGTGCTCAACGCCATTGCCGGGCTGCTGCGGCCGCAGGCCGGTCGGATCGAGGTGGATGGCCGCGTGCTATTCGACAGCGTCACCCGCATCAACCTGCCCGTACACCGGAGGCGCATCGGCTACGTGTTCCAGGATGCGCGCCTGTTCCCGCACCTGGACGTGCGCGGCAACCTGGGCTACGGCCGCCACGGCGCGAAGGGCGGCAATGGTTTTGGCTTCGACGCCGTGGTGGACCTGCTGGGCATCGCGCCGCTGTTGGCGCGGCGCCCACGCAACCTGTCCGGGGGCGAAGCCCAGCGCGTGGCCATCGGCCGCGCCCTGCTCTCCCAGCCGGCCATGCTGCTGCTGGATGAGCCGCTCTCCGCGCTGGACCCGGCGCGACGCGGCGAGTTGATTCCCTATCTGCGCCGCGTGCGCGAGCGGACCGGGCTGCCGATGCTCTACGTCAGCCATCAGCCCGATGAGGTGCAGCAGCTGGCCGACGCGGTGCACGTGCTGTAA
- a CDS encoding AarF/UbiB family protein: protein MWETLGTLRDLGRLQEIASVLVRYGFGDVVRRIGLANVLERAGRLVHAEHAGEFLHLQPAQRLRRALEELGPTFIKLGQVLATRVDLLAADWIVELGALQSAVPALDFEQVRAQVREDLGAEPEAVFDRIDTAALAGASLAQTHRAWLADGTPVILKIRRPGIVEVVEADLRLLARLADIAQARLPDLRRFRPDEVVKQFTASLRAELDFAAECRNAEQIAANFAQFPGMVVPRVYWTWTSARLNVQDFVQGLPGGDMAALDAAGLDRKALARTGAQIVMKMVLEDGLFHADPHPGNLFYLPDGRIALIDFGMVGRVSQTRRAQIARLLHGLVTQQPEAVADILLDWAGDEGQGEADEAVLLADITTFTDQFHGVPLKDLRIGRMLTEISTLLRVHALVLPPDLALMIKALLTLEGLGRQLDPDFDMAGQARPFLERAMLARYAPRHLARRGGRMLGESLDLLGELPRDVRRLVRAAGRGRMKLEITSLRSVGAQLNHAVNRLTMGIVTAALIVGSAIVMNSAGGVPSAWRTGLGLAGFIGAAVCGVGILLSIWRSGRR from the coding sequence ATGTGGGAAACCCTGGGCACGCTGCGCGATCTGGGCCGGCTGCAGGAGATCGCCTCGGTGCTGGTGCGTTACGGCTTCGGCGACGTGGTGCGCAGGATCGGCCTGGCCAATGTGCTGGAGCGTGCCGGGCGCCTGGTACATGCCGAGCACGCCGGCGAGTTCCTGCATCTGCAACCGGCCCAGCGCCTGCGTCGCGCGCTGGAAGAACTGGGGCCAACCTTCATCAAGCTGGGCCAGGTGCTGGCCACGCGCGTGGACCTGCTGGCGGCAGACTGGATCGTCGAACTGGGCGCCCTGCAGAGCGCGGTGCCGGCGCTGGACTTTGAGCAGGTGCGTGCGCAGGTGCGCGAGGACCTGGGCGCCGAACCCGAGGCGGTCTTCGATCGCATCGACACCGCCGCGCTGGCGGGCGCATCGCTGGCGCAGACCCATCGTGCGTGGCTGGCCGATGGCACCCCGGTGATCCTCAAGATCCGCCGCCCCGGCATCGTCGAGGTGGTCGAGGCCGACCTGCGCCTGCTCGCGCGGCTGGCCGACATCGCCCAGGCGCGGCTGCCGGACCTGCGCCGCTTCCGGCCGGACGAGGTGGTCAAGCAGTTCACCGCCTCGCTGCGTGCGGAGCTGGATTTTGCCGCCGAGTGCCGCAATGCCGAGCAGATCGCGGCCAACTTCGCGCAGTTCCCGGGCATGGTGGTGCCGCGCGTGTACTGGACGTGGACCAGTGCCCGGCTCAACGTGCAGGACTTCGTCCAGGGACTGCCGGGCGGCGACATGGCCGCGCTGGATGCCGCGGGCCTAGACCGCAAGGCACTGGCGCGCACCGGCGCGCAGATCGTGATGAAGATGGTGCTGGAGGACGGGCTGTTCCATGCCGACCCGCATCCGGGCAACCTGTTCTACCTGCCCGACGGTCGCATCGCGCTGATCGATTTCGGCATGGTCGGGCGCGTGTCCCAGACGCGGCGCGCGCAGATCGCCCGGCTGCTGCACGGCCTGGTCACCCAGCAGCCCGAGGCGGTGGCCGACATCCTGCTCGACTGGGCCGGTGATGAGGGCCAGGGCGAGGCGGACGAGGCTGTGCTGCTGGCCGATATCACCACCTTCACCGACCAGTTTCACGGCGTGCCGCTCAAGGACCTGCGCATCGGCCGGATGCTGACGGAGATCTCCACCCTGCTGCGCGTGCATGCGCTGGTGCTGCCGCCGGATCTGGCGCTGATGATCAAGGCCTTGCTGACATTGGAAGGGCTGGGCCGGCAACTGGACCCGGACTTCGACATGGCCGGCCAGGCGCGGCCGTTCCTGGAGCGGGCGATGCTGGCGCGCTACGCGCCGCGGCACCTGGCCCGACGTGGAGGTCGGATGCTGGGCGAATCGCTGGACCTGCTGGGCGAGCTGCCGCGCGATGTGCGGCGGCTGGTGCGCGCGGCCGGACGCGGGCGCATGAAGCTGGAGATCACCAGCCTGCGCAGCGTCGGTGCGCAGCTGAACCACGCGGTGAATCGGCTGACGATGGGCATCGTTACCGCGGCGCTGATCGTTGGCTCGGCCATCGTGATGAACAGTGCCGGCGGCGTGCCCAGCGCGTGGCGCACCGGGCTGGGCCTGGCCGGCTTCATCGGCGCGGCCGTGTGCGGCGTGGGCATCCTGCTGTCGATCTGGCGCAGTGGACGCCGCTGA